From a single Osmerus mordax isolate fOsmMor3 chromosome 6, fOsmMor3.pri, whole genome shotgun sequence genomic region:
- the LOC136943719 gene encoding LOW QUALITY PROTEIN: circadian-associated transcriptional repressor-like (The sequence of the model RefSeq protein was modified relative to this genomic sequence to represent the inferred CDS: inserted 1 base in 1 codon; deleted 1 base in 1 codon) yields MQSQGSTSSQPSFDSLSSSDSFLFSDSEQAEDDADVFLTERSHAVALGDVGGATEEEADRLGRPGSQWACDGFAGHAEVKGFQGSEVAKPKDEEREKEKTEGDQVFTQKCAELQGFVRPLLELLHGLKRGRFDRGLSSFQQSVAMDRIQRIVGVLRRPNGGEKHLDTLLQVEMMLKLWFPHVSPRAPPPPAVSAPPERSPTPGASSCTPSHKHRDQRHIPVKKRRLSWPESEPAAPPPALRKQPRPSGGEDGEEDGGGQGEEEEERPAFPWAGRGLQGGLQTTHNLSSASRQGDNRKEKEDESREREGETSCFKASGWSEPSLTWVHLAPIFSPTKPCSSHRGKPRDQKGTQTVPALPXSTSRGSPATQDCSISSTTPYNDSQNQQQPMGCHIQPVARQQAESMTSESCQGRGQPSAVTVKPSSRPAPKTTVCSAPCET; encoded by the exons ATGCAGTCACAAGGAAGCACTTCCAGCCAGCCTTCCTTTGATTCGCTGAGCTCCAGcgacagtttcctgttcagcgACTCGGAGCAGGCGGAAGATGACGCGGACGTCTTTCTGACGGAGCGCTCCCACGCCGTCGCCCTGGGCGACGTGGGCGGGGCCACGGAGGAGGAGGCCGATAGGCTGGGCCGGCCCGGGTCACAGTGGGCGTGCGACGGCTTCGCCGGCCACGCGGAGGTCAAGGGCTTCCAGGGGTCGGAGGTCGCGAAACccaaggatgaggagagggagaaggagaagacagagggagaccagGTCTTCACTCAGAAG TGTGCGGAGCTGCAAGGCTTCGTCAGACCGCTGCTGGAGTTGCTGCACGGACTGAAGAGAGGACGCTTCGATCGTG gtctgaGTAGTTTCCAGCAGAGCGTTGCTATGGACAGAATCCAGAGGATCGTAGGGGTTCTA CGGAGACCAAATGGCGG ggagAAGCACCTGGACACCCTGCTACAGGTGGAAATGATGTTGAAGCTGTGGTTTCCACACGTGTCCCCCcgagcccccccgccccccgccgtCTCGGCCCCCCCTGAGCGTTCCCCCACACCAGGGGCTTCCAGCTGCACCCcctcacacaagcacagggaCCAGCGGCACATTCCAGTCAAG AAACGCAGACTCAGCTGGCCGGAGTCCGAGCCCgccgcccctccccccgccctccgTAAACAACCCCGCCCCagcggaggagaggacggagaagaggacggaggagggcagggggaggaggaagaggagcgccCCGCTTTCCCCTGGGCTGGTAgggggctccagggggggcTCCAGACCACGCACAACCTCTCCAGCGCCAGCCGGCAGGGGGAcaacaggaaggagaaggaggacgagagccgagaaagagagggagaaacgtcCTGCTTCAAAGCCAGCGGCTGGTCTGAGCCCAGCCTGACCTGGGTCCACCTGGCGCCCATCTTCTCCCCCACTAAACCCTGCTCCTCTCACAGGGGCAAACCCAGAGACCAGAAGGGAACACAGACGGTGCCTGCCCTCC TGTCCACCAGCAGGGGCAGTCCAGCGACACAAGACTGCTCCATCTCGTCCACCACACCTTACAACGATTCCCAAAACCAGCAGCAGCCAATGGGGTGCCACATCCAGCCTGTTGCCAGGCAGCAGGCAGAGAGCATGACCTCAGAGAGCTGTCAGGGACGCGGCCAGCCGTCTGCGGTCACAGTCAAGCCTTCGAGCCGGCCCGCCCCCAAGACCACAGTCTGCTCCGCCCCTTGTGAGACCTAA